One Elgaria multicarinata webbii isolate HBS135686 ecotype San Diego chromosome 7, rElgMul1.1.pri, whole genome shotgun sequence DNA window includes the following coding sequences:
- the SLC25A32 gene encoding solute carrier family 25 member 32 gives MNPATAVPGAQRPACTLAGSAATAAPPPPPPSTPSAPPARTLFRHVHYENLVAGLSGGVISTLVLHPLDLVKIRFAVNDGLKLRPKYNGILHCLTTVWKQEGLRGLYQGVTPNVWGAGASWGLYFYFYNAIKAYKTEDKLESLGATEHLVSAAEAGAMTLCITNPIWVTKTRLVLQYEAGIDSSTRQYRGMFDALIKIYKYEGIRGLYKGFVPGLFGTSHGALQFMAYEELKSKYNRHRNRQSDLKLNTLEYITMAAFSKIFAVSATYPYQVVRARLQDQHNRYAGVVDVIRRTWRKEGVHGFYKGIIPNVIRVTPACCITFVVYEKVSQLLLGFKNGV, from the exons ATGAACCCTGCTACCGCTGTTCCGGGCGCCCAGAGGCCGGCATGTACCCTGGCGGggtctgctgctactgctgctcctcctcctcctcctccgagtacTCCTTCGGCCCCACCAGCGCGGACCTTGTTCAGGCATGTGCACTACGAGAACCTGGTGGCTGGGCTGAGCGGCGGCGTCATCTCCACGCTGGTGCTGCACCCGCTCGACCTGGTGAAGATCCGCTTCGCAG TGAATGATGGCTTGAAGCTGAGACCAAAATACAATGGCATCCTGCACTGTTTGACCACTGTCTGGAAGCAAGAAGGATTACGTGGTCTGTACCAAGGCGTGACTCCAAATGTGTGGGGGGCAGGTGCCTCTTGGGGCCTCTACTTTTACTT CTATAATGCCATTAAAGCCTACAAGACCGAGGATAAGCTGGAAAGCCTTGGAGCAACTGAACACCTTGTTTCAGCTGCTGAGGCTG GAGCAATGACCCTGTGTATAACAAACCCTATCTGGGTAACCAAGACTCGGCTTGTGTTACAATATGAAGCTGGCATTGACTCGTCAACGAGGCAGTACAGAGGGATGTTTGATGCCCTTATAAAAATATACAAGTATGAAGGTATACGTGGCTTATATAAG GGATTTGTGCCTGGTCTGTTTGGAACGTCACATGGAGCACTTCAGTTCATGGCTTACGAAGAGttgaaatcaaaatataatagaCATCGAAATAGACAATCAGATTTAAAATTG AACACTTTAGAATATATCACGATGGCAGCATTCTCGAAAATATTTGCAGTTTCAGCAACATACCCCTATCAGGTTGTGAGGGCACGTCtccaagaccagcacaacagatACGCTGGTGTAGTCGATGTCATCCGTAGGACATGGAG GAAAGAAGGAGTTCATGGATTTTACAAAGGAATCATACCTAATGTGATCAGAGTCACTCCTGCATGCTGCATTACATTTGTCGTATATGAAAAAGTATCCCAGCTATTACTTGGATTTAAGAATGGCGTCTAA